A DNA window from Polyodon spathula isolate WHYD16114869_AA chromosome 18, ASM1765450v1, whole genome shotgun sequence contains the following coding sequences:
- the LOC121331292 gene encoding proline-rich protein 35-like yields MPKEDLSCKISSVYKHKERKPKKPHYIPRPWGKPYNYKCFQCPFTCMEKSHLYNHMKYSLCKNSLSLLIESDWPYKKGNILHPDQLRPLPPGTCLRGRGEAEPAHGSDAPTREAVQDNHLRGEREEPDEGEEHKEEDAPSSKVNQKKPHSSSNNNKRGKQAEADFVITDVFSLEDQLLNAREVEAKLKHYKFSKNCLSGPSLFSEQWHLLATGHRKSNPEGSLPCPDGGSIPCYPPPPAFADCQDPSGLNLSVLGVSYPLSPGMFSYINPAVAGTHAQLAQLPFLASAAQLMQTPSATVQQADRAILPPSFYCPLLYEHAFGSAQDAGKGAKLGQSSPASMEPNPPPTFPPKISLWKVPALRPTTATATATPPPAAWSAHHQAAFVSEAGYRTVEKKLQAPIKEDKTGGWSHKAAVEVTSLREKGSKRTGEPLESEESPPEKKPHLGCKLDFLKNLHGNPTFSAATDQLFQSSFRTALQQSMPTEEWYLDLRKYHSENQEKAALPPRPLSPLKPGKALGNGAGRRDELEESVVLLGDLSKALQEYQEAERKIANLVQDNVPEQRYLREHLCKIRSELLHVHQALEKTTRQPEGPLDLSVKKTVEPAGADKDQGSQGKGCFPEETEEDEEEEEEKAVESVSEGLLQDSRSQSLELLIKMSRASELSLGAVVKTEVVLPSGLRPSPAEALWPSRTTKCEADSSMLLCPDGHSTSLVFTEFTPCSKSMKLPSSRDLSGVTLYPHSPLTADP; encoded by the exons ATGCCGAAAGAAGATCTCAGTTGCAAGATCAGCTCGGTTTACAAGCATAAGGAGCGCAAGCCCAAGAAGCCCCATTACATCCCCCGGCCATGGGGCAAGCCATACAACTACAAGTGTTTCCAGTGCCCCTTCACCTGCATGGAGAAATCCCACCTTTACAACCACATGAAGTACAGTCTATGCAAGAATTCACTGTCCCTGCTCATTGAGTCTGACTGGCCCTACAAGAAGGGTAACATCCTGCACCCTGACCAACTCCGCCCACTCCCTCCTGGGACCTGCCTGAGGGGGAGAGGTGAGGCAGAGCCTGCCCATGGCAGTGATGCACCAACCAGGGAAGCCGTGCAGGACAACCACctcaggggagagagggaggagcctgatGAGGGGGAGGAACATAAAGAAGAGGATGCTCCATCATCCAAAGTGAACCAGAAGAAGCCTCACAgtagcagcaacaacaacaaaaggggCAAGCAAGCAGAGGCAGATTTTGTGATCACGGATGTCTTTTCCTTGGAGGATCAGCTCCTCAATGCCAGGGAAGTGGAGGCCAAATTGAAGCACTACAAGTTCTCCAAGAACTGTCTAAGTGGCCCCAGCCTGTTCTCAGAGCAGTGGCATCTTCTGGCCACCGGACACAGGAAGAGTAACCCTGAGGGTTCATTACCTTGTCCTGATGGGGGATCCATACCTTGCTACCCTCCACCCCCAGCCTTCGCAGACTGCCAGGACCCTTCTGGACTTAATCTGTCAGTCCTGGGGGTCAGCTACCCACTGAGCCCAGGCATGTTCTCCTACATCAACCCTGCAGTAGCTGGCACTCATGCCCAACTTGCCCAGCTGCCCTTCTTGGCATCGGCTGCCCAGCTCATGCAAACTCCCTCTGCCACCGTCCAACAAGCAGATCGGGCCATCCTGCCACCCAGCTTCTACTGCCCTCTTCTCTATGAACACGCTTTTGGTTCTGCTCAGGACGCTGGAAAGGGGGCTAAACTGGGTCAATCCTCCCCAGCCAGTATGGAACCCAACCCCCCCCCTACCTTCCCACCCAAAATCAGCCTCTGGAAAGTCCCAGCACTGCgtcccaccactgccactgccACTGCCACCCCTCCCCCAGCAGCGTGGTCTGCCCACCATCAGGCTGCGTTTGTCTCAGAGGCTGGCTACAGAACAGTAGAGAAGAAGCTCCAAGCACCCATCAAGGAAGACAAAACGGGAGGCTGGAGCCACAAGGCTGCAGTGGAAGTGACGTCACTGAGAGAGAAAGGGAGCAAGCGCACAGGTGAGCCCCTGGAGAGTGAGGAATCCCCCCCAGAGAAGAAGCCTCACTTGGGGTGCAAGCTGGACTTCCTGAAGAACCTCCATGGCAACCCAACATTTTCCGCTGCTACAGACCAACTTTTCCAGAGCAG TTTTCGAACAGCTCTCCAACAGTCCATGCCTACAGAAGAGTGGTACTTGGACCTTAGAAAGTACCATTCTGAGAACCAGGAGAAAGCAGCTCTCCCTCCCAGACCTCTCTCCCCCTTGAAGCCTGGTAAGGCACTGGGGAATGGAGCAGGTAGGCGGGATGAACTGGAGGAGTCAGTGGTCCTGCTGGGGGACCTCTCAAAAGCACTGCAGGAGTACCAGGAGGCGGAGAGGAAGATTGCTAATCTGGTACAAGATAATGTTCCAGAACAACGCTACCTGAGAGAGCATCTCTGCAAGATCCGCAGTGAGTTGTTACACGTCCACCAGGCACTTGAAAAGACAACCAGGCAGCCAGAAGGACCCCTGGATCTCTCAGTCAAGAAGACTGTAGAACCAGCAGGGGCCGACAAAGATCAAGGGTCTCAGGGCAAAGGGTGTTTCCCAGAGGAAAcagaggaggacgaggaggaagaagaagagaaAGCAGTAGAGAGTGTGTCAGAGGGCCTACTGCAGGATTCTCGAAGTCAGTCTCTTGAACTGCTGATCAAAATGAGCCGTGCCTCTGAGCTGAGCCTGGGAGCTGTGGTGAAGACAGAGGTGGTCTTGCCCAGTGGGCTACGCCCATCCCCTGCTGAGGCCCTGTGGCCCAGCCGAACTACGAAATGCGAGGCGGACTCCAGCATGCTGCTGTGTCCTGATGGCCACTCCACCTCCCTGGTCTTCACAGAATTCACCCCCTGCTCCAAGAGCATGAAACTACCCTCTTCCAGAGACCTTTCAGGAGTCACTCTTTACCCTCACAGCCCCCTTACTGCCGACCCCTAG